A section of the Acidobacterium capsulatum ATCC 51196 genome encodes:
- a CDS encoding type I polyketide synthase, whose amino-acid sequence MNPRSTEALAAALAELRQRRAEIEVLRAARYEPIAIVGMACRFPGDSDTPQKFWQLLQAGRDAIVEIPRDRWEIDQYYDPDPSTPGKMSVRSGGFLSHVHDFDAAFFNISPREATYLDPQQRLLLEVAWEAIENANIASHRLRESSTGVYVGITCFDHAIEVASDGGRSSSYLGTGSALNMAAGRLSFALGLTGPSMAIDTACSSSLVCLHLACESLRSGESRMALAGGVNLMLSPEVMVSFSQARMLAPDGRCKTFDADADGYVRGEGCGMVLLKRLSEAMAEGDRILGVIRGTAVDHGGASGGLTIPSRNSQVRVIRRALQQAGISPSEVSYVEAHGTGTSLGDPIEMEALAEVFGAREHWLMTGSVKTNIGHLESASGIAGLIKVLLAFQHEQVPAHLNFQRPNPHIPWNDIPVRVTAEPFDWPRGAVRRIAGISAFGFSGTNAHVVVEDPPAGTPSAGTVRTVLPVSARSSAALQALEHAYEAIVRETGEHEIPALCRAAAAGRNHYAHRLAHVLPHGPVYRSAAQATSPRTAFVLAGAPEAWVKELHTAEPAFRQAFDRYAQTEAFAAWYAWVELWKSWGVRASAFLGTGAGAYVAACQAQAIPVEDALLLFQTGPDPSELRDILPRIRISPASAALMPGAALTDPEYWLQQKTTAASCKEIQEVLRALPAATLIPSPRAGKALERSVAWLYAQGQDLDWPAFFGTGPQPASTLPNYPFQRQRFQLPTRSHQRNSSSGDLYYQVQWEAAPTHPATPRARADEDTWLLIPGEANNGESFAALLQSLGCSVQVLAGFASFPVLEPRTRVIFFGDTCELLLRVAQQMLRAPDAKGSKLWCITRDAVDAGDVPALTGLAQSPLWGMAKGISIEHPEIFGAAIDLDREASSGEDEMLLTEILSGSREDQVALRDGRLFVPRLVRTHGQAASPLRVDADSLYLITGGLGQLGSQTANWLIGRGARTLLLTGRRPPEESILASLRRHGAEVRYEQIDVTDASAVSDLFRRIREEYPPLKGIVHAAGILGYEPLEFMEPSTLAAVLRPKVEGAWLLHRESQSLNLDFFLLYSSIASAWGSNEQAHYNAANRYLDSLAHYRHARGLPAMSINWGPWTGGGMTSPEAATLLSRIGVRCLTPECALEALHFLPTVSQLAIADIDWHQFQRSYEARGFKAFLDHIRAEISQPREPESPERAENESFTGDRKSLVEALEKEAAHVLGFDSGRLDRDLGFFEMGMDSLLALEFRSRIEKSLGLSVPATLLFDSPSIHTLADSLLNGKSASVSAQEDIRVPEDNLKVKIELLSEEEAEVMLVEKLKFLN is encoded by the coding sequence ATGAATCCGAGGAGCACAGAAGCACTGGCGGCTGCGCTCGCAGAACTTCGCCAACGACGCGCGGAGATTGAGGTGCTGCGGGCAGCTCGGTATGAGCCCATCGCCATTGTCGGCATGGCGTGCCGCTTTCCCGGAGACAGCGATACTCCGCAAAAGTTCTGGCAGCTTCTTCAAGCGGGCCGCGATGCGATCGTCGAAATTCCTCGCGACCGCTGGGAGATTGATCAGTATTATGATCCCGACCCGTCGACCCCGGGCAAGATGTCCGTGCGCTCCGGCGGATTCCTCTCGCATGTCCACGACTTCGATGCGGCTTTCTTCAATATCTCTCCGCGCGAGGCTACTTATCTTGATCCACAGCAGAGATTGCTACTCGAGGTCGCATGGGAGGCAATTGAGAACGCCAACATCGCCAGCCACCGGCTCAGGGAATCTTCCACCGGCGTCTATGTAGGGATTACCTGCTTCGACCATGCGATTGAGGTTGCCTCAGATGGAGGACGCTCCAGCAGCTATCTCGGCACCGGAAGCGCGCTCAACATGGCCGCGGGAAGGTTGTCGTTCGCACTGGGTTTAACCGGCCCCAGTATGGCCATCGACACTGCCTGCTCCTCGTCGCTGGTCTGCCTCCATCTGGCTTGCGAGAGCCTGCGCTCGGGCGAAAGCCGTATGGCACTGGCCGGGGGAGTGAACCTGATGCTTTCTCCGGAAGTCATGGTCAGCTTCTCGCAGGCTCGCATGCTCGCCCCCGATGGCCGATGCAAAACCTTCGATGCAGACGCCGACGGCTATGTTCGGGGAGAGGGCTGCGGCATGGTGCTGCTCAAACGGCTTTCGGAGGCCATGGCCGAGGGAGACCGCATTCTGGGGGTCATTCGCGGAACCGCAGTCGATCACGGAGGAGCGAGCGGCGGCCTGACCATCCCCAGCCGCAACTCGCAGGTAAGGGTCATTCGCCGCGCGCTTCAGCAGGCAGGCATTTCGCCTTCCGAGGTGAGCTATGTAGAGGCGCACGGCACCGGCACCTCGCTGGGAGACCCGATTGAAATGGAGGCTCTGGCCGAGGTCTTTGGCGCACGGGAGCACTGGCTCATGACCGGATCGGTCAAGACGAATATCGGCCATCTCGAGTCGGCCTCCGGCATCGCAGGTCTCATCAAGGTTCTGCTTGCCTTCCAGCATGAGCAGGTTCCCGCGCACTTGAATTTCCAGCGGCCGAATCCGCACATTCCATGGAACGATATACCTGTCCGCGTGACGGCGGAACCCTTCGATTGGCCGCGCGGAGCCGTCCGGCGCATCGCGGGCATCAGCGCCTTCGGCTTCAGCGGAACAAACGCGCATGTTGTCGTGGAAGATCCGCCAGCAGGCACACCATCTGCCGGAACAGTCCGCACAGTTCTGCCTGTTTCCGCCCGCTCGTCTGCGGCACTCCAAGCGCTCGAGCATGCGTACGAGGCCATCGTGCGCGAGACCGGTGAGCATGAAATTCCGGCCCTTTGCAGGGCAGCGGCAGCAGGCCGCAATCACTATGCCCATCGCCTGGCCCATGTTCTTCCGCACGGCCCGGTCTACCGCTCTGCGGCACAAGCCACCTCGCCGAGGACGGCATTCGTGCTCGCGGGTGCGCCGGAAGCGTGGGTAAAGGAACTTCACACCGCAGAGCCAGCCTTCCGCCAGGCCTTCGACCGCTATGCCCAGACCGAAGCCTTTGCCGCATGGTATGCCTGGGTGGAGCTATGGAAGTCCTGGGGCGTCCGCGCCTCGGCATTCCTGGGCACTGGAGCAGGAGCCTATGTTGCGGCGTGCCAGGCGCAGGCCATCCCAGTGGAGGATGCTCTGCTGCTCTTCCAAACTGGCCCTGATCCATCCGAACTGCGTGACATCCTCCCGCGCATTCGGATCTCGCCAGCTTCTGCAGCGCTGATGCCAGGAGCCGCGCTGACCGATCCCGAGTACTGGCTCCAACAGAAGACCACTGCTGCTTCCTGCAAAGAAATCCAGGAAGTACTGCGAGCGCTCCCCGCCGCGACCCTGATCCCGTCTCCGCGCGCGGGCAAGGCGCTCGAGCGCAGCGTTGCATGGCTCTATGCACAAGGGCAAGACCTGGATTGGCCTGCCTTTTTCGGCACTGGGCCGCAACCGGCCAGCACACTTCCAAACTATCCTTTCCAGCGCCAGCGTTTTCAGCTCCCCACCCGCTCCCACCAAAGAAACTCCTCCTCGGGAGATCTCTATTATCAGGTGCAATGGGAGGCTGCGCCGACACATCCCGCTACTCCTCGGGCGCGCGCCGACGAAGACACGTGGCTCTTGATTCCAGGGGAGGCAAATAACGGAGAAAGTTTTGCCGCGCTTCTGCAATCCCTCGGCTGTTCCGTTCAGGTTCTTGCGGGCTTTGCGTCTTTCCCTGTGCTCGAACCGCGCACCCGGGTTATCTTCTTCGGCGATACATGTGAGTTACTGCTACGTGTGGCGCAGCAGATGCTTCGCGCCCCGGACGCCAAAGGATCGAAGCTTTGGTGCATCACCCGGGATGCCGTTGACGCAGGAGACGTTCCCGCGCTCACCGGTCTTGCCCAATCACCACTGTGGGGTATGGCGAAGGGAATCTCCATCGAGCATCCGGAGATCTTCGGTGCAGCCATCGACCTTGATCGGGAAGCCTCCTCCGGCGAAGACGAAATGCTTCTCACCGAAATTCTGAGTGGCAGCCGGGAAGATCAGGTGGCACTCCGCGACGGGCGCCTCTTCGTGCCTCGGCTTGTGCGAACTCACGGACAAGCGGCCTCGCCGCTGCGCGTTGACGCCGACAGCCTTTACCTGATCACGGGCGGTCTGGGCCAGCTTGGCTCCCAGACAGCCAACTGGCTCATCGGGCGCGGGGCTCGCACTCTTCTGCTGACCGGACGAAGGCCGCCTGAGGAGTCGATTCTGGCGAGCCTTCGCCGCCATGGAGCCGAGGTTCGTTACGAGCAGATCGACGTGACGGATGCAAGCGCGGTTTCCGATCTTTTCCGAAGGATCCGTGAGGAATATCCACCCCTGAAGGGCATTGTTCACGCCGCCGGCATTCTGGGCTATGAGCCGCTGGAGTTTATGGAGCCATCGACGTTAGCCGCAGTTCTGCGCCCTAAAGTGGAGGGCGCGTGGCTGCTTCATCGCGAGAGCCAATCCCTGAACTTGGATTTTTTTCTTCTGTATTCGTCGATTGCCTCGGCATGGGGATCGAATGAACAGGCACACTATAACGCAGCCAACCGCTATCTCGATTCGCTCGCTCATTACCGGCATGCTCGCGGCCTGCCCGCAATGAGCATCAATTGGGGTCCCTGGACGGGTGGCGGCATGACATCGCCGGAAGCGGCCACCCTGCTCTCCCGAATCGGCGTGAGATGCCTGACTCCGGAATGCGCTCTGGAAGCACTGCATTTCTTACCTACGGTCTCGCAACTGGCCATCGCTGATATCGACTGGCATCAATTTCAACGCTCCTACGAGGCTCGCGGGTTCAAGGCCTTCCTCGATCACATTCGTGCGGAAATTTCTCAGCCCAGAGAGCCTGAGTCCCCGGAAAGAGCAGAAAACGAGAGCTTCACCGGAGACCGGAAATCGCTCGTGGAGGCCCTGGAAAAAGAGGCCGCTCACGTATTGGGTTTCGACTCTGGGCGACTTGACCGCGACCTGGGGTTCTTCGAGATGGGCATGGACTCGCTGCTGGCGCTGGAATTCCGGAGCCGAATTGAGAAATCACTGGGTTTGTCCGTGCCGGCGACTCTGCTCTTCGACAGCCCTTCGATTCATACACTGGCCGACTCACTTCTCAACGGGAAGTCAGCATCGGTGTCTGCACAGGAAGATATAAGGGTTCCCGAAGATAACTTAAAAGTAAAAATTGAACTTCTGTCGGAGGAAGAAGCCGAAGTTATGCTGGTAGAAAAACTTAAGTTTCTTAACTGA